In Mycolicibacterium alvei, a single window of DNA contains:
- a CDS encoding acyl-CoA dehydrogenase family protein, with protein sequence MTSTAEHLRNALDGRWRDVKNAMRVRLADEVFRPHYTPNTTIARAKVGEQLKIMAAAGAAEDGFRKQHGGNGDVGAAITQIEMLAMSDLSLMVKAGVQWGLFGGAIENLGTERHHEAYVRPLINLELPGCFAMTETGHGSDVQSLETTATYDPATQEFVIHSETPNARKDYIGGAAESARVAAVFAQLITPDGEGHGVHCFVVPIRDDEGNDRPGVTTSDCHYKGGLPGVDNGRIVFDQVRIPRENLLNRYADVAPDGTYSSPIENPGRRFFTMLGTLIRGRVTVGGSAAAAARVALDIATRYALERRQFEAPDADSEVLIMDYLVHQRRLLPLIAKSYALQFAQNELVAKCHELQTSDDPDAEEQRELEARAAGLKAVNTWHASRAIQEAREACGGAGYLAENRLIALRADTDVFTTFEGDNHVLTQLVAKELLTAYADDIKGMSPVEWVRFAANFAGERVVKRTAAQTIIQTILDARQDNEEEGSLFNRGTQVKMFEDREEYMLASVARRLQGKAKEMSAFEAFNAVQDHVLHAAQAHIDRVVLEAFVAGIDACEDDTARELLSDVCDLYTLSVIEGDKAWFIEHRFLSTERAKAVTRGINERCRSLRPHIETLVDGFGIPEQLRYAAMLDPAELVNG encoded by the coding sequence TGCAGCCGAGGACGGTTTCCGTAAACAACACGGCGGCAACGGCGATGTAGGCGCAGCGATCACCCAGATCGAGATGTTGGCGATGAGCGATCTGTCGCTCATGGTCAAGGCCGGGGTGCAGTGGGGCCTGTTCGGCGGCGCCATCGAGAACCTGGGTACCGAACGTCATCACGAGGCCTATGTGCGCCCGCTGATCAACCTGGAACTGCCGGGCTGCTTCGCGATGACCGAGACCGGGCACGGCAGCGACGTGCAATCCCTGGAGACCACCGCCACCTACGATCCGGCCACCCAGGAATTCGTCATCCACTCCGAGACCCCCAACGCCCGCAAGGACTACATCGGCGGAGCGGCCGAGAGTGCTCGGGTGGCAGCGGTTTTCGCACAGCTGATCACCCCGGATGGCGAAGGCCACGGCGTGCACTGCTTCGTGGTGCCGATCCGTGACGATGAGGGCAACGACCGGCCCGGGGTGACCACCTCGGACTGCCACTACAAGGGTGGACTGCCCGGCGTCGACAACGGACGCATCGTGTTCGACCAGGTACGTATCCCCCGGGAGAACCTGCTCAACCGCTACGCGGACGTCGCACCCGACGGCACCTACAGCTCGCCGATCGAGAACCCCGGCCGCCGGTTCTTCACCATGCTGGGCACGCTGATCCGCGGACGGGTCACCGTCGGCGGCAGCGCCGCCGCCGCCGCGCGGGTGGCGCTCGACATCGCCACCCGGTATGCGTTGGAACGCAGGCAGTTCGAGGCGCCCGACGCTGACAGCGAAGTGCTGATCATGGACTACCTGGTGCACCAGCGTCGGCTACTGCCCTTGATCGCGAAGTCCTACGCGCTACAGTTCGCCCAGAACGAACTGGTGGCCAAATGCCATGAGCTGCAGACTTCCGACGATCCCGACGCCGAGGAGCAGCGCGAACTGGAGGCCCGCGCCGCGGGACTGAAAGCCGTCAACACCTGGCATGCCAGCCGTGCGATCCAGGAAGCCCGTGAAGCCTGCGGTGGCGCAGGCTATCTCGCCGAGAACCGGCTCATCGCCCTGCGCGCCGACACCGATGTGTTCACCACCTTCGAGGGTGACAACCATGTGCTCACCCAACTGGTGGCCAAGGAACTGCTCACCGCCTACGCCGACGACATCAAGGGGATGAGCCCGGTCGAATGGGTGCGGTTTGCGGCGAACTTCGCCGGCGAGCGGGTGGTCAAACGCACTGCCGCCCAGACCATCATCCAGACCATCCTCGACGCCCGCCAGGACAACGAGGAGGAAGGCAGCCTGTTCAACCGAGGTACCCAGGTCAAGATGTTCGAAGACCGCGAGGAGTACATGTTGGCCTCGGTGGCACGGCGACTGCAGGGCAAGGCCAAGGAGATGTCGGCCTTCGAGGCGTTCAACGCCGTGCAGGACCACGTATTGCACGCCGCACAGGCGCATATCGACCGGGTCGTGCTGGAAGCCTTCGTCGCAGGCATCGACGCCTGCGAGGACGACACCGCCCGCGAACTGCTCTCCGATGTCTGCGATCTGTACACGTTGTCGGTGATCGAGGGCGACAAGGCCTGGTTCATCGAGCACCGGTTCCTGTCGACAGAACGCGCCAAGGCCGTCACCCGCGGTATCAACGAACGCTGCCGCTCATTGCGGCCGCACATCGAAACGCTCGTCGACGGGTTCGGTATCCCCGAGCAGCTGCGTTACGCGGCGATGCTCGACCCTGCCGAACTCGTCAACGGCTGA